The following are encoded in a window of Amphibacillus xylanus NBRC 15112 genomic DNA:
- a CDS encoding lipopolysaccharide biosynthesis protein — protein sequence MSREKKLILNTIILGFGTVLPKIATFLILPILTSYLTKIEYGTYDLVITSLSFILPIITLQIEQATFRFLIDIDTIKEKAKIVTTSSVYVIIVSLIMYLIGSIALNGFSFWSKQLILIFAVTNLLYKFILQINRGLKQLRIYSTMTLINSLLNVLMIILFVWKLRLGFMGLLISLNISIVLAIVFGLLYGGIQKYLLISSFNKYSLKEMLVYSIPLLPNSISWWIVGLSDRWIITTFLGLEYNALYAISNKIPNLFNLVYNNFNLAWQESASVSIKDDDINEYYSSIFEALYNFLVGAILLLITVSPVIFNVFIDSSYERAYYQMPILFSGVFFHSLGSFFGGIYVAFKKSSKVGKSAFLGAFINIVVNIIFVKKIGLYAASLSTLASYFVIVVYRIWDVRKFVTIKYNRLTIAISILLIITVSAINYINITKLNIMNFTIALIIALIINKKMIRNILKSLKAKRNSDN from the coding sequence ATGAGTAGAGAGAAAAAGCTGATATTAAACACAATAATTTTAGGCTTTGGAACAGTTTTACCTAAAATAGCTACATTTCTAATATTACCAATATTAACAAGCTATTTAACAAAGATAGAATACGGAACTTATGATCTAGTTATTACAAGTTTGTCCTTCATTTTACCAATAATAACTTTGCAAATTGAACAAGCAACTTTTAGATTTTTAATTGATATTGATACAATTAAAGAAAAAGCTAAGATAGTAACTACTTCATCAGTCTACGTGATTATTGTTTCATTAATTATGTATTTAATAGGGTCAATAGCCTTGAATGGCTTCAGCTTTTGGTCAAAACAATTGATATTAATATTTGCAGTGACTAACTTATTGTATAAATTCATTTTGCAGATTAATAGAGGTTTGAAGCAATTAAGAATTTATTCAACAATGACATTAATTAATTCACTATTGAATGTTCTTATGATTATATTGTTTGTATGGAAGTTAAGATTAGGATTCATGGGACTGCTAATATCATTGAATATTTCAATTGTCCTTGCAATTGTTTTTGGACTTTTATATGGAGGAATACAAAAGTACTTACTTATATCATCATTCAACAAATACAGTTTAAAAGAAATGCTAGTTTATTCTATTCCTTTACTTCCAAATTCCATATCTTGGTGGATAGTTGGACTTTCAGATAGATGGATAATTACTACGTTCCTAGGATTAGAGTATAATGCCTTATACGCAATCTCTAATAAAATACCAAATCTATTTAACCTCGTATATAATAATTTTAATTTAGCGTGGCAGGAATCAGCCTCTGTATCAATTAAAGATGACGATATTAATGAGTACTATTCTTCAATATTTGAGGCACTTTATAATTTTTTAGTAGGTGCTATTTTACTTTTGATTACTGTATCACCAGTAATATTTAACGTGTTCATTGATAGTAGTTATGAAAGAGCATATTATCAGATGCCTATTTTATTTTCGGGAGTGTTTTTCCATAGTTTAGGTTCTTTTTTTGGAGGGATTTACGTAGCATTTAAAAAAAGTAGTAAAGTTGGAAAATCCGCCTTTTTAGGAGCATTTATAAATATAGTTGTAAACATAATATTCGTTAAAAAAATAGGCCTTTACGCAGCATCATTGTCCACTTTAGCATCATATTTTGTAATAGTAGTGTATAGGATATGGGATGTGCGTAAATTTGTGACTATTAAATACAATCGACTAACTATTGCGATTAGTATTTTACTGATAATAACTGTAAGTGCAATTAATTATATAAATATCACAAAACTTAACATCATGAATTTTACCATAGCTTTGATTATTGCATTGATCATAAACAAAAAAATGATAAGGAACATTTTAAAGAGTTTGAAAGCGAAGAGAAATAGTGATAACTAA
- a CDS encoding polysaccharide pyruvyl transferase family protein — MNYKEEDLSRYIVQAPKRPKELVDIISSFRGIISFRLHSHIVACSLGVPGVSIMWDKKVKYFYENIQKPERVFELHSDSAKVITELIDAINNSYDEGIIREQKDFLKKLIVDSSVKNWRKE, encoded by the coding sequence ATGAACTATAAAGAAGAGGATTTAAGCAGGTATATAGTGCAAGCCCCAAAACGACCTAAAGAGCTAGTCGATATTATTTCAAGTTTCAGAGGGATCATATCCTTCCGTTTGCACAGTCACATCGTTGCTTGTTCGTTAGGTGTACCTGGAGTTTCAATTATGTGGGATAAAAAAGTTAAATACTTTTACGAAAATATACAGAAGCCTGAGAGAGTTTTTGAGCTGCACTCTGATTCTGCAAAGGTTATTACTGAATTAATTGATGCAATAAACAATAGCTATGATGAAGGAATTATAAGAGAACAGAAGGATTTTTTGAAGAAATTAATTGTTGATAGCAGCGTTAAAAATTGGAGAAAAGAATGA
- a CDS encoding polysaccharide pyruvyl transferase family protein: MKILIVGERYSTNLGDPIICESVEYLIKEANQNAEVSFLDLSGKKEFEDWSSSGKLIYSGRISAFKKKASICLTNIGIDTEYLKFKKSHKRKTGYFRDYLDDADFDIAIFAGGQMFKDTFIFPISTVVKYLNDRDIPVIFNACGYGEITSKKMRTVLGKALNSNNVKMISSRDDIESINSLLDKESIKVIRTFDPALWTKDVYNVFKKESDVIGLGVMFAHNMRYKEMLNFWKKQLMN, from the coding sequence ATGAAAATATTAATTGTCGGAGAGCGATATTCAACAAACTTAGGTGACCCTATTATATGTGAATCTGTTGAATACTTGATAAAAGAAGCAAATCAGAATGCTGAGGTTAGTTTTTTAGACTTATCTGGTAAAAAGGAGTTTGAGGACTGGAGTAGTTCTGGAAAATTAATATATTCAGGAAGAATTTCTGCTTTTAAAAAGAAAGCTAGTATTTGTTTAACAAACATTGGTATTGATACCGAATATCTTAAATTTAAAAAGAGTCACAAAAGGAAAACAGGATATTTTCGCGACTATTTAGACGATGCTGACTTTGATATTGCAATTTTTGCTGGTGGTCAGATGTTTAAGGACACGTTTATATTTCCAATTAGCACAGTAGTTAAATATTTGAATGATAGAGATATTCCTGTCATATTTAACGCCTGTGGATATGGTGAAATAACAAGTAAAAAAATGCGAACTGTTTTAGGGAAAGCACTTAATTCTAATAATGTGAAGATGATTAGTTCCCGTGATGACATCGAATCCATAAATTCCCTTTTAGATAAAGAGAGTATAAAAGTAATAAGAACTTTTGATCCAGCACTGTGGACGAAGGATGTTTATAATGTTTTCAAAAAAGAATCTGATGTTATTGGACTTGGTGTTATGTTTGCACATAACATGAGATATAAAGAGATGTTAAATTTCTGGAAGAAACAATTGATGAACTAA
- a CDS encoding glycosyltransferase family 1 protein: protein MDRGGIETLLMSIYRNIDKTKIQFDFLVSKHEEGEYDEEILRLGGKIYRVRSRREGFLKNKSDLNQFFREHDYQIVHVHVSSMTNIQSIKSAKKNKVSTRIIHCHNTQGPKGLMHEFMHRYNRLIIDRYCTDKFACSADAAMWGFGKKKTNKGKVNIFNNAINTTKFVYKDEVRKEKRKELGVEDSFVIGHVGRFVEQKNHGFIINIFNELIKIEKKAKLLLVGVGRLEEDIKRQIEELGIEKSVFMLGSRADVNELMQAMDVFLFPSLFEGLGIVAIEAQAADLHVFASDVVPKEANISELFHSLSLNDEPLKWAEEILKYSKNKARIDRTEDIIKSNYDIKANTEWITNFYLDHAKN from the coding sequence ATGGATAGGGGCGGCATCGAGACCTTGCTCATGAGTATTTATAGAAATATTGATAAAACTAAAATACAATTTGATTTTTTAGTTTCAAAGCATGAGGAAGGAGAGTATGATGAAGAAATTCTTCGACTAGGCGGTAAAATTTATAGGGTAAGATCGAGAAGAGAAGGATTTCTTAAGAATAAATCAGATCTTAATCAATTTTTTAGAGAACATGATTACCAAATAGTTCATGTACATGTCAGTTCAATGACAAATATCCAATCAATTAAATCCGCTAAAAAGAATAAAGTTAGTACACGAATTATACATTGTCATAACACACAAGGACCGAAAGGATTAATGCATGAATTTATGCATCGATATAATCGTTTAATAATTGATAGATATTGCACTGATAAGTTTGCTTGCTCTGCGGATGCAGCTATGTGGGGATTTGGCAAAAAGAAAACTAATAAAGGGAAAGTTAATATATTCAATAATGCTATAAATACCACAAAATTTGTATATAAGGATGAAGTTAGAAAAGAAAAAAGGAAAGAGTTAGGTGTAGAAGACAGCTTTGTAATAGGACATGTTGGGAGATTTGTTGAGCAGAAAAACCATGGTTTTATTATAAATATTTTCAATGAGCTGATAAAAATTGAAAAGAAAGCAAAACTTCTATTAGTTGGAGTAGGCAGACTTGAGGAAGATATAAAAAGACAAATTGAAGAGTTAGGAATTGAAAAATCAGTATTCATGTTGGGTTCACGGGCAGATGTTAATGAACTAATGCAGGCAATGGATGTTTTTTTATTTCCTTCTCTGTTCGAAGGTTTAGGGATTGTTGCAATAGAAGCTCAAGCAGCTGATTTGCACGTGTTTGCATCTGATGTTGTTCCAAAAGAAGCCAATATCAGTGAATTATTTCACTCCTTAAGTTTAAATGATGAGCCTCTTAAATGGGCTGAGGAGATTCTAAAATACTCAAAGAATAAAGCTAGAATTGATAGAACTGAAGATATCATTAAGAGCAATTATGACATAAAAGCGAATACTGAATGGATTACAAATTTCTATTTGGATCACGCTAAGAATTAA
- a CDS encoding EpsG family protein, whose translation MFSSYTVYIATVLLSSVFASLAQKYSRTNKKGIRIPNKFFWFISMAILIFIMGFREYTIGVDGANYIRGYDIANSMSFIDYYSTFTTEPGFYLLYRLVYFIFNDYQWLFIITAAITIACFYKAFSYEIDNISLGLAVFIFASTQYFYYFGIMRMGVAVSIIAVAYRYILQNEKKKYIWMVLIATLFHYSAPFALAALFIKPNQITNRFKNSTLIKIMILIPLGFYGVRYLIYPFISASRYQGYIDSTGTISLGFLTSSLPFLILFSFFYNMLVAKNKSYQFYFFLFIIKLFTEIFAPVIGIGRMVWYVNISICFLLPASIRVNRDHMIKLLVLVFIILYSAVYSYNAYFGDSFRGGYMLPYENVFFKLVN comes from the coding sequence ATGTTTAGTTCATATACAGTCTATATAGCTACTGTGCTATTGTCGAGTGTGTTTGCCAGCCTAGCTCAAAAGTATTCAAGAACAAATAAAAAAGGTATAAGGATTCCTAATAAGTTTTTTTGGTTTATCTCGATGGCAATTCTTATATTTATTATGGGTTTTAGAGAATATACTATAGGCGTTGATGGTGCTAATTATATAAGAGGCTACGATATTGCGAATAGCATGAGTTTTATTGATTATTATTCAACTTTCACTACTGAGCCGGGTTTTTATCTTTTGTACAGATTAGTATATTTCATTTTTAATGATTATCAATGGTTATTTATTATAACGGCAGCTATAACTATAGCGTGTTTTTATAAAGCTTTCAGTTATGAGATTGATAATATATCTTTAGGCCTTGCTGTATTTATTTTTGCTTCGACTCAATACTTTTATTATTTTGGAATTATGAGAATGGGTGTAGCGGTATCCATTATTGCTGTTGCTTATAGATATATTCTCCAAAACGAAAAAAAGAAATATATCTGGATGGTTTTAATTGCTACTTTGTTTCATTACTCAGCTCCATTTGCATTAGCAGCACTGTTTATTAAACCTAATCAAATTACTAATAGGTTTAAAAATAGCACTCTGATTAAAATTATGATTCTAATTCCTTTGGGATTCTATGGGGTGAGATATTTAATATATCCTTTTATTTCTGCAAGTAGATATCAAGGATATATTGACTCAACAGGAACAATCAGCTTAGGTTTTTTGACTTCTTCACTGCCGTTTCTGATTCTCTTTTCATTTTTTTATAACATGCTTGTAGCCAAAAATAAAAGCTATCAATTTTATTTCTTCCTATTTATTATTAAGTTGTTTACAGAGATTTTCGCGCCAGTAATTGGAATAGGTAGGATGGTTTGGTATGTAAATATTAGTATCTGTTTTTTATTACCAGCAAGTATTAGAGTTAATAGAGACCATATGATAAAACTACTCGTATTAGTATTTATAATTCTGTACTCAGCAGTGTACAGTTACAATGCTTACTTTGGAGATTCGTTTAGAGGTGGATATATGCTGCCATATGAAAATGTATTTTTTAAACTTGTAAATTGA